From the Quercus lobata isolate SW786 chromosome 6, ValleyOak3.0 Primary Assembly, whole genome shotgun sequence genome, one window contains:
- the LOC115994754 gene encoding WAT1-related protein At5g07050-like — protein sequence MATKAGSLGNIYRRFKPQLLMVLAQIGYTFLYFITEASFNHGMNPHVYITYRHIVAGVVMFPFAYFLERKVRPKLTLALLLEIFVLSLLGVGLTLNMYFASLRYTSPTFVASMVNTIASLTFVMAVVLRMEVLDLRNRRGMAKVLGTLISLAGVMTMTFYKGPIMRNLWHPVIHIEGNTATHENWLKGSILTIASCITWSIWYIMQAFTLKRYPAQLSLTTWMSFVGGAQSAVFTVIIEHKPAAWAIGFNIDFWSTVYGGVVVSGLIIFIQLWCTKEKGPVFVTMFNPLSTILVAILAYFVLGEKLYMGSVLGAVIVIIGLYMLLWGKESDQDVHNNSQEQPCLPCKERKDNKILLITSADKEVSQREP from the exons ATGGCAACAAAGGCTGGTTCCCTTGGGAACATTTACAGGAGGTTCAAGCCACAACTTCTCATGGTTCTTGCTCAGATAGGctatacatttttatattttatcacaGAAGCTTCCTTCAATCATGGGATGAATCCTCATGTCTACATAACTTACAGACACATTGTAGCTGGAGTAGTCATGTTCCCTTTTGCCTATTTTCTTGAAAG AAAAGTGAGGCCGAAGCTGACATTGGCTCTTCTGTtggaaatttttgttctttctctccTTGG GGTGGGTTTGACCCTAAACATGTATTTTGCAAGTTTGAGATACACCTCTCCTACCTTCGTTGCATCAATGGTCAACACCATAGCTTCCCTGACTTTTGTAATGGCGGTCGTACTAAG GATGGAGGTTCTTGATCTTCGAAATCGTCGTGGGATGGCAAAAGTTCTTGGAACTTTGATCTCCTTAGCTGGTGTAATGACAATGACATTTTACAAGGGGCCTATCATGAGAAATCTATGGCACCCTGTAATCCATATTGAAGGAAATACTGCCACACATGAGAACTGGTTAAAGGGTTCTATTCTAACTATTGCAAGCTGCATCACTTGGTCTATATGGTACATCATGCAG GCATTTACATTAAAAAGATATCCTGCCCAACTGTCACTGACTACATGGATGAGCTTCGTTGGAGGAGCACAATCTGCTGTCTTCACAGTTATCATAGAACATAAACCAGCTGCTTGGGCCATAGGATTCAACATTGACTTCTGGTCCACAGTATATGGT GGAGTAGTGGTCTCTGGTTTAATCATATTCATTCAATTGTGGTGCACGAAAGAGAAAGGACCAGTGTTTGTGACCATGTTTAATCCACTTTCAACAATATTGGTAGCAATTCTAGCATACTTTGTCCTCGGTGAAAAACTATACATGGGCAG TGTACTAGGGGCAGTAATAGTCATCATTGGCCTGTATATGCTGCTGTGGGGTAAAGAAAGTGACCAGGACGTCCACAACAATTCCCAAGAGCAACCTTGCTTGCCTTGCAAAGAGCGTAAGGATAACAAAATACTGCTAATTACTTCAGCAGATAAGGAAGTATCACAACGTGAACcttaa